The following proteins come from a genomic window of Chelmon rostratus isolate fCheRos1 chromosome 23, fCheRos1.pri, whole genome shotgun sequence:
- the LOC121626485 gene encoding uncharacterized protein LOC121626485 isoform X2, translating into MPLTVRNSARRRNKNPDEKLPERPGESTSSAQVMAPTRMKLRVRRRDNAAGGVGATAGGGQPEQEEERNRESSVRNSRRKTTTNTSTTADATSSSSPPSSSASASARAVTAAEEASPDSKCPICLDRFNNLAYLDRCLHRFCFPCIQEWSHNKAECPLCKQPFASILHSVRAEDDFKEYTLRPAPANSSVAATVAMVAAMASAARSNHQMRLMLRRHRGAEGGETTTRRRRRERRGTGSGGSRVEERTGVWEWYLDSPPLALTPLPHHPAVSSIVAEDSEEGEDLEEQRIRRGADLPERGVIFEGLTGLGGAVAPVAPNDRASRRLMTRLAARQRLQREGGTLRRLRERETVAFRRTLYRSGIRVCGVAGVGNQGQQQRDITAESFRRNPVNLNRLRPWLRRELTVLYGAHGSLVDIVQRIIMARLARHGLEDTPTIEEELRPFLLARTDHFLHELVSFARSPLSLENYDLQAVYEPPAAALELDGTSSSTDSSSVIAISEGEEEERQAGGRSEERLLARAGGTPDDIIQTGSCLSMSAWDDETPGPSYSTAEPSCSLASLSFIPTPQEATNEEGGEKREEEAEEECLIVGYKKPIAERTPELVQLSSDTEEEEGEKNKVEKEENTAEKLPPLPSTSPPLSYLPVIPPSTSGVYRDEQNDKTKDKDAEAVGCRSRARSWSGSSERSRNSVCTLSPATPGESEQRRERDSWRDRKQSASEAAREKRRRKRSRRGRERSGDRLRKKGTLYNPNRSIYPAMMRRRSHSPSPFHSSVESGSPPPPPSPPNSSWEYRCSQISPLTSSVPSPSGSSSSSPLCSSPRPSSQTPPTPSLSPGDGSKAHHGEKPGGKRKYKSRHLDSDDKDPTWRPSSSHRRESRRERREKEKRRRGREEGRRRERQKRDDHRGGSGGDSRRCREDRSPSVEIIYEGTAPSNTTQPPAPKRRRKRHRRTQHSSSPVIITLDSDSSHNDVNKKSSSSSSSPLSSQQTVDFSDLPPLPLVHSAGVSAAFHAEIGELPIDILDHGSDGSETEPAVQSEAAGPIAVDNSDNSDHDVDVENVEGSGSLLGLDDDKGPVRKAGTKATTAAHQREAGTVVGGSPPAGENDAAPTTTDLVYKRDSEVSTSDSHLLATILNDLKGITAPKCDPSLNSEPNCSSSTRKKPFRDQCEVNQAHSNQDDWLAKVRHPSPDLPAERQSNDSRDQSQSLDLPTFRTSIPPLPPLERLECRVREDGRDLPPLLKQASPVRSYNRNTPPPLKHKDAGSPHLLPISPIDLRPPQASVDADPVGANSNSHVDLNSNPTIGPIDSRLGAELPKDNQAIPPISTLKKHFRSTLALRGELANTSHISATDIHSSCRLAPIDTHSVASPKVATVGIHSSRKPSTDSHSFSESENSSQSVDFLPNLDFNLFHSSKLHSGLDSKKQISSSPRSSPMHPVDYLSPIDFHSAKTGWSKDKPLNSDSTSIGCRNKTLSPNSSRGAPIDLHPSSSISAKGTLAGSDVFSGSNCNDTSPPVFVSSIDSRTQNPASPIDPYCSSKRESLSEKLSTSRVRSVSPKAASGGRLLPTDAHPRTPTSTVDLHSSSAASEGLTGNKALSLVSDEDRLPHGHLLPIDMHCTSPVPAAKEHSSSFVSAVIDGHLNHTALSSLTFQVSHRKCSSQSKPTVDSHSQLLHPKDSDPEARSHFDSSSSPQFPIDTCSKHNLPIESQPPVDSHSKNSRNFHLTAGNHNTSSPQSVENQWNSNSSIDTHSES; encoded by the exons agagagcagcGTTCGCAACAGCCGGAGGAAAACCACCACCAACACCTCGACCACAGCTGATgccacctcctcctcgtctcctccctcctcctccgcctcgGCCTCAGCGCGGGcggtgacagcagcagaggaggcttcACCTGACTCCAAGTGTCCGATCTGCCTTGACCGCTTTAACAACCTGGCGTACCTGGACCGCTGCCTGCACCGCTTCTGCTTCCCCTGCATCCAGGAGTGGTCGCACAACAAGGCCGAGTGTCCGCTCTGCAAGCAGCCCTTCGCCTCCATCCTGCACTCGGTCCGCGCCGAAGATGACTTCAAGGAGTACACGCTGCGGCCGGCGCCCGCCAACAGCAGCGTCGCTgccactgttgccatggtggCGGCGATGGCTTCAGCAGCGAGGAGCAACCACCAGATGAGGCTGATGCTGAGGAGGCACAGAGGGGCTGAAGGTGGAGAGACGACTAcaaggaggcggaggagggagaggagaggaacaggaagcggaggcagcagggtggaggagaggacggGGGTGTGGGAGTGGTACCTTGATTCTCCTCCTCTTGcactcactcctcttcctcaccaccCCGCCGTCTCGTCCATTGTtgcagaggacagtgaggagggagaagacctggaggagcagaggataAGGAGAGGGGCTGATCTGCCGGAGCGTGGGGTGATATTTGAGGGACTGACGGGACTCGGGGGGGCAGTTGCACCTGTGGCCCCCAATGACCGGGCATCGCGGCGGCTGATGACTCGTTTGGCAGCGAGGCAGCGGTTGCAGCGAGAAGGTGGAACTTTAAGGcggctgagggagagagagactgtggcCTTCCGTCGCACCCTCTACCGCAGTGGCATACGTGTCTGCGGCGTTGCCGGGGTCGGTAACCAGGGTCAACAGCAGcgtgacatcacagcagagagCTTCCGACGGAACCCCGTCAACCTTAACAGACTCCGCCCCTGGTTGCGACGGGAGCTCACAGTGCTGTACGGCGCGCACGGCTCGCTAGTCGACATCGTCCAACGCATCATCATGGCACGGCTTGCCCGTCACGGCCTGGAGGACACGCCCACAATAGAAGAAGAGCTGCGACCCTTCCTGTTGGCCCGCACCGACCACTTCCTGCATGAACTGGTCAGCTTCGCCCGCTCGCCGCTCAGCCTAGAAAACTACGACCTGCAGGCGGTGTACGAGCCGCCGGCCGCCGCCCTGGAGCTGGACGGGACAAGCAGCTCCACCGACAGCAGTTCTGTCATCGCCATTTcagagggtgaggaagaggagaggcaggcgGGAGGACGATCAGAGGAGAGGCTGCTGGCGAGGGCGGGGGGCACTCCCGACGACATCATCCAAACCGGAAGCTGCCTCAGCATGTCGGCCTGGGATGACGAGACTCCAGGCCCCTCCTACTCCACTGCTGAGCCCTCGTGTTCGCTCGCCTCACTGTCATTCATCCCCACCCCGCAGGAGGCAACcaatgaggagggaggagagaagcgggaggaggaggcagaggaggagtgtCTGATAGTTGGCTACAAGAAGCCGATAGCAGAGCGGACTCCTGAGCTGGTGCAGCTCTCCTCTGAcaccgaggaggaggaaggagagaagaacaaagtggaaaaagaggagaacacGGCTGAGAagcttcctcctctgccctccaccAGTCCTCCCCTCTCTTACCTCCCTGTGATCCCTCCTTCCACGTCAGGCGTCTACAGAGATGAACAGAACGACAAGACGAAGGACAAAGATGCAGAGGCGGTTGGATGCCGCTCACGTGCGCGCTCCTGGTCAGGCAGCTCAGAAAGAAGCAGGAACTCTGTGTGCACGCTCAGCCCGGCGACGCCTGGGGAGAGCGAGCAGCGGCGGGAGAGagacagctggagagacaggaagcagtcTGCCAGCGAGGCGgcgagggagaagaggaggaggaagaggagcaggagagggcgGGAAAGGAGCGGCGACAGGCTGAGGAAGAAGGGCACCCTGTATAACCCAAACCGCTCCATTTATCCCGCCATGATGCGTCGCCGCTCCCACTCCCCGTCGCCATTTCACTCTAGCGTGGAGTCTGGCTCGCCGCCACCGCCGCCCAGCCCGCCCAACTCCAGCTGGGAGTACCGCTGTTCCCAGATCtcccctctcacctcctctgtcccctcaccctccggctcctcctcctcctcaccgcTCTGCTCCTCCCCACGGCCGTCGTCACAGACGCCACCGACGCCCTCACTCTCCCCCGGCGACGGCAGCAAGGCTCACCACGGAGAAAAACCCGGGGGGAAGAGGAAGTACAAGAGCCGCCACCTGGACAGTGATGACAAGGACCCCACCTGGAGGCCGAGCAGCAGCCACCGCAGGGAGAgtaggagggagaggagggagaaggagaagagaaggagggggagagaggaagggaggagaagagagaggcagaagagagaCGATCACAGAGGCGGCAGCGGCGGAGACAG CCGGAGGTGCAGAGAAGACCGGAGTCCCAGCGTGGAGATCATCTACGAAGGCACCGCCCCCTCCAACACGACACAACCCCCCGCCCCCAAGCGGCGCAGGAAACGCCACCGCAGGACACAACACAGCAG ttcTCCGGTTATCATCACCCTCGACAGCGACAGCAGCCACAACGATGTcaacaagaaaagcagcagcagcagcagcagtccacTCAGCAGCCAGCAGACCGTCGATTTCTCtgaccttcctcctctcccattGGTGCATTCTGCTGGAGTCAGTGCAGCCTTTCATGCAGAAATCGGGGAGCTTCCTATCGACATCCTGGACCATGGATCTGATGGGTCGGAGACAGAGCCAGCGGTCCAGTCTGAGGCTGCGGGTCCCATCGCCGTTGACAACAGTGACAACAGTGATCATGATGTGGATGTGGAAAATGTTGAGGGGAGCGGTTCGCTGCTGGGATTGGATGATGATAAAGGACCAGTGAGAAAGGCTGGTACAAAGGCAACCACTGCTGCTCATCAGAGAGAGGCCGGGACCGTGGTTGGTGGCTCTCCGCCAGCTGGAGAGAACGATGCTGCCCCCACAACAACGGATCTGGTTTACAAAAGAGATTCTGAGGTCTCAACCTCCGACAGCCATCTGCTAGCAACCATCCTCAATGACCTGAAGGGAATCACTGCACCTAAATGTGATCCGTCTTTGAACTCTGAACCCAATTGCTCATCCAGCACCAGAAAAAAGCCTTTTAGGGATCAATGTGAGGTCAATCAGGCTCATTCAAACCAGGACGACTGGTTGGCTAAAGTTAGACATCCCAGTCCCGATTTGCCTGCGGAGCGACAGTCTAATGATAGCAGAGACCAAAGTCAGAGCCTTGACTTGCCAACATTTCGTACCTCCATCCCCCCGCTACCTCCTCTTGAACGGCTGGAATGCAGGGTCAGAGAGGACGGCAGGGACCTCCCCCCGCTCCTCAAACAGGCCAGTCCTGTTAGGTCATACAACAGAAACACGCCACCgccattaaaacacaaagatgcTGGGAGTCCACACCTTTTACCCATCTCTCCCATTGATCTGCGCCCACCTCAGGCCTCTGTTGACGCTGACCCAGTTGGTGCAAATTCAAATTCTCATGTCGACCTCAATTCAAATCCCACCATCGGCCCCATTGACTCCCGTTTGGGTGCTGAGCTGCCTAAAGATAACCAGGCCATCCCTCCTATTTCAACACTGAAGAAACATTTCCGGAGCACTTTGGCTCTGAGAGGAGAACTCGCCAATACCAGCCACATTTCAGCCACTGACATACATTCTTCCTGTCGTTTAGCACCCATTGACACGCATTCAGTTGCTTCTCCTAAAGTTGCCACAGTCGGCATTCATTCCAGTCGCAAACCTTCTACTGATTCCCATTCTTTTTCTGAGTCTGAAAATAGTTCTCAAAGTGTTGATTTCTTACCAAATCTGGACTTCAATCTCTTTCATTCTTCAAAGTTGCATTCCGGACTTGATagtaaaaagcaaatatctTCTAGTCCTAGATCATCACCCATGCATCCTGTGGATTATTTATCTCCCATTGATTTCCATTCAGCCAAGACTGGCTGGTCCAAAGACAAGCCACTTAACTCTGACTCTACCTCCATAGGTTGCAGGAATAAAACTCTAAGCCCAAATTCCAGTCGAGGAGCACCCATTGACCTTCATCCTTCAAGCAGTATTTCTGCTAAAGGCACACTGGCAGGTAGTGATGTTTTCTCAGGTTCCAACTGTAACGACACATCACcccctgtttttgtttcttccatTGATTCTAGGACTCAAAATCCCGCCTCACCCATTGACCCTTACTGTTCCAGTAAGAGAGAGAGCCTGTCAGAAAAGCTGTCAACCTCTAGAGTTCGCTCGGTGTCACCAAAGGCTGCTAGCGGTGGCAGGTTGTTACCCACTGATGCGCATCCTAGAACTCCCACATCTACTGTTGACCTCCACTCTTCCAGCGCAGCTTCAGAAGGACTGACAGGCAACAAAGCATTGTCATTAGTCAGCGATGAGGACAGATTGCCTCATGGTCACCTGCTACCCATTGATATGCATTGTACAAGTCCTGTGCCAGCTGCTAAGGAACACTCTTCTAGCTTTGTCAGCGCCGTGATTGATGGACACTTGAACCACACAGCCTTATCCTCCCTGACTTTCCAAGTATCACACAGAAAGTGCAGTTCCCAGTCCAAACCTACTGTTGACTCCCACTCACAACTTCTGCACCCCAAAGACTCTGATCCAGAAGCTCGCAGCCACTTTGATTCCAGCTCCAGCCCACAGTTCCCCATTGACACCTGCTCAAAACACAATCTTCCCATTGAGTCTCAGCCACCCGTTGACTCTCATTCAAAAAACTCTAGAAACTTTCACCTGACCGCAGGCAATCACAACACGTCTTCCCCCCAGTCTGTCGAGAACCAGTGGAACTCAAACTCCTCCATTGACACCCATTCAGAGTCTTAG
- the LOC121626485 gene encoding uncharacterized protein LOC121626485 isoform X1, which translates to MPLTVRNSARRRNKNPDEKLPERPGESTSSAQVMAPTRMKLRVRRRDNAAGGVGATAGGGQPEQEEERNRESSVRNSRRKTTTNTSTTADATSSSSPPSSSASASARAVTAAEEASPDSKCPICLDRFNNLAYLDRCLHRFCFPCIQEWSHNKAECPLCKQPFASILHSVRAEDDFKEYTLRPAPANSSVAATVAMVAAMASAARSNHQMRLMLRRHRGAEGGETTTRRRRRERRGTGSGGSRVEERTGVWEWYLDSPPLALTPLPHHPAVSSIVAEDSEEGEDLEEQRIRRGADLPERGVIFEGLTGLGGAVAPVAPNDRASRRLMTRLAARQRLQREGGTLRRLRERETVAFRRTLYRSGIRVCGVAGVGNQGQQQRDITAESFRRNPVNLNRLRPWLRRELTVLYGAHGSLVDIVQRIIMARLARHGLEDTPTIEEELRPFLLARTDHFLHELVSFARSPLSLENYDLQAVYEPPAAALELDGTSSSTDSSSVIAISEGEEEERQAGGRSEERLLARAGGTPDDIIQTGSCLSMSAWDDETPGPSYSTAEPSCSLASLSFIPTPQEATNEEGGEKREEEAEEECLIVGYKKPIAERTPELVQLSSDTEEEEGEKNKVEKEENTAEKLPPLPSTSPPLSYLPVIPPSTSGVYRDEQNDKTKDKDAEAVGCRSRARSWSGSSERSRNSVCTLSPATPGESEQRRERDSWRDRKQSASEAAREKRRRKRSRRGRERSGDRLRKKGTLYNPNRSIYPAMMRRRSHSPSPFHSSVESGSPPPPPSPPNSSWEYRCSQISPLTSSVPSPSGSSSSSPLCSSPRPSSQTPPTPSLSPGDGSKAHHGEKPGGKRKYKSRHLDSDDKDPTWRPSSSHRRESRRERREKEKRRRGREEGRRRERQKRDDHRGGSGGDSSRRCREDRSPSVEIIYEGTAPSNTTQPPAPKRRRKRHRRTQHSSSPVIITLDSDSSHNDVNKKSSSSSSSPLSSQQTVDFSDLPPLPLVHSAGVSAAFHAEIGELPIDILDHGSDGSETEPAVQSEAAGPIAVDNSDNSDHDVDVENVEGSGSLLGLDDDKGPVRKAGTKATTAAHQREAGTVVGGSPPAGENDAAPTTTDLVYKRDSEVSTSDSHLLATILNDLKGITAPKCDPSLNSEPNCSSSTRKKPFRDQCEVNQAHSNQDDWLAKVRHPSPDLPAERQSNDSRDQSQSLDLPTFRTSIPPLPPLERLECRVREDGRDLPPLLKQASPVRSYNRNTPPPLKHKDAGSPHLLPISPIDLRPPQASVDADPVGANSNSHVDLNSNPTIGPIDSRLGAELPKDNQAIPPISTLKKHFRSTLALRGELANTSHISATDIHSSCRLAPIDTHSVASPKVATVGIHSSRKPSTDSHSFSESENSSQSVDFLPNLDFNLFHSSKLHSGLDSKKQISSSPRSSPMHPVDYLSPIDFHSAKTGWSKDKPLNSDSTSIGCRNKTLSPNSSRGAPIDLHPSSSISAKGTLAGSDVFSGSNCNDTSPPVFVSSIDSRTQNPASPIDPYCSSKRESLSEKLSTSRVRSVSPKAASGGRLLPTDAHPRTPTSTVDLHSSSAASEGLTGNKALSLVSDEDRLPHGHLLPIDMHCTSPVPAAKEHSSSFVSAVIDGHLNHTALSSLTFQVSHRKCSSQSKPTVDSHSQLLHPKDSDPEARSHFDSSSSPQFPIDTCSKHNLPIESQPPVDSHSKNSRNFHLTAGNHNTSSPQSVENQWNSNSSIDTHSES; encoded by the exons agagagcagcGTTCGCAACAGCCGGAGGAAAACCACCACCAACACCTCGACCACAGCTGATgccacctcctcctcgtctcctccctcctcctccgcctcgGCCTCAGCGCGGGcggtgacagcagcagaggaggcttcACCTGACTCCAAGTGTCCGATCTGCCTTGACCGCTTTAACAACCTGGCGTACCTGGACCGCTGCCTGCACCGCTTCTGCTTCCCCTGCATCCAGGAGTGGTCGCACAACAAGGCCGAGTGTCCGCTCTGCAAGCAGCCCTTCGCCTCCATCCTGCACTCGGTCCGCGCCGAAGATGACTTCAAGGAGTACACGCTGCGGCCGGCGCCCGCCAACAGCAGCGTCGCTgccactgttgccatggtggCGGCGATGGCTTCAGCAGCGAGGAGCAACCACCAGATGAGGCTGATGCTGAGGAGGCACAGAGGGGCTGAAGGTGGAGAGACGACTAcaaggaggcggaggagggagaggagaggaacaggaagcggaggcagcagggtggaggagaggacggGGGTGTGGGAGTGGTACCTTGATTCTCCTCCTCTTGcactcactcctcttcctcaccaccCCGCCGTCTCGTCCATTGTtgcagaggacagtgaggagggagaagacctggaggagcagaggataAGGAGAGGGGCTGATCTGCCGGAGCGTGGGGTGATATTTGAGGGACTGACGGGACTCGGGGGGGCAGTTGCACCTGTGGCCCCCAATGACCGGGCATCGCGGCGGCTGATGACTCGTTTGGCAGCGAGGCAGCGGTTGCAGCGAGAAGGTGGAACTTTAAGGcggctgagggagagagagactgtggcCTTCCGTCGCACCCTCTACCGCAGTGGCATACGTGTCTGCGGCGTTGCCGGGGTCGGTAACCAGGGTCAACAGCAGcgtgacatcacagcagagagCTTCCGACGGAACCCCGTCAACCTTAACAGACTCCGCCCCTGGTTGCGACGGGAGCTCACAGTGCTGTACGGCGCGCACGGCTCGCTAGTCGACATCGTCCAACGCATCATCATGGCACGGCTTGCCCGTCACGGCCTGGAGGACACGCCCACAATAGAAGAAGAGCTGCGACCCTTCCTGTTGGCCCGCACCGACCACTTCCTGCATGAACTGGTCAGCTTCGCCCGCTCGCCGCTCAGCCTAGAAAACTACGACCTGCAGGCGGTGTACGAGCCGCCGGCCGCCGCCCTGGAGCTGGACGGGACAAGCAGCTCCACCGACAGCAGTTCTGTCATCGCCATTTcagagggtgaggaagaggagaggcaggcgGGAGGACGATCAGAGGAGAGGCTGCTGGCGAGGGCGGGGGGCACTCCCGACGACATCATCCAAACCGGAAGCTGCCTCAGCATGTCGGCCTGGGATGACGAGACTCCAGGCCCCTCCTACTCCACTGCTGAGCCCTCGTGTTCGCTCGCCTCACTGTCATTCATCCCCACCCCGCAGGAGGCAACcaatgaggagggaggagagaagcgggaggaggaggcagaggaggagtgtCTGATAGTTGGCTACAAGAAGCCGATAGCAGAGCGGACTCCTGAGCTGGTGCAGCTCTCCTCTGAcaccgaggaggaggaaggagagaagaacaaagtggaaaaagaggagaacacGGCTGAGAagcttcctcctctgccctccaccAGTCCTCCCCTCTCTTACCTCCCTGTGATCCCTCCTTCCACGTCAGGCGTCTACAGAGATGAACAGAACGACAAGACGAAGGACAAAGATGCAGAGGCGGTTGGATGCCGCTCACGTGCGCGCTCCTGGTCAGGCAGCTCAGAAAGAAGCAGGAACTCTGTGTGCACGCTCAGCCCGGCGACGCCTGGGGAGAGCGAGCAGCGGCGGGAGAGagacagctggagagacaggaagcagtcTGCCAGCGAGGCGgcgagggagaagaggaggaggaagaggagcaggagagggcgGGAAAGGAGCGGCGACAGGCTGAGGAAGAAGGGCACCCTGTATAACCCAAACCGCTCCATTTATCCCGCCATGATGCGTCGCCGCTCCCACTCCCCGTCGCCATTTCACTCTAGCGTGGAGTCTGGCTCGCCGCCACCGCCGCCCAGCCCGCCCAACTCCAGCTGGGAGTACCGCTGTTCCCAGATCtcccctctcacctcctctgtcccctcaccctccggctcctcctcctcctcaccgcTCTGCTCCTCCCCACGGCCGTCGTCACAGACGCCACCGACGCCCTCACTCTCCCCCGGCGACGGCAGCAAGGCTCACCACGGAGAAAAACCCGGGGGGAAGAGGAAGTACAAGAGCCGCCACCTGGACAGTGATGACAAGGACCCCACCTGGAGGCCGAGCAGCAGCCACCGCAGGGAGAgtaggagggagaggagggagaaggagaagagaaggagggggagagaggaagggaggagaagagagaggcagaagagagaCGATCACAGAGGCGGCAGCGGCGGAGACAG CAGCCGGAGGTGCAGAGAAGACCGGAGTCCCAGCGTGGAGATCATCTACGAAGGCACCGCCCCCTCCAACACGACACAACCCCCCGCCCCCAAGCGGCGCAGGAAACGCCACCGCAGGACACAACACAGCAG ttcTCCGGTTATCATCACCCTCGACAGCGACAGCAGCCACAACGATGTcaacaagaaaagcagcagcagcagcagcagtccacTCAGCAGCCAGCAGACCGTCGATTTCTCtgaccttcctcctctcccattGGTGCATTCTGCTGGAGTCAGTGCAGCCTTTCATGCAGAAATCGGGGAGCTTCCTATCGACATCCTGGACCATGGATCTGATGGGTCGGAGACAGAGCCAGCGGTCCAGTCTGAGGCTGCGGGTCCCATCGCCGTTGACAACAGTGACAACAGTGATCATGATGTGGATGTGGAAAATGTTGAGGGGAGCGGTTCGCTGCTGGGATTGGATGATGATAAAGGACCAGTGAGAAAGGCTGGTACAAAGGCAACCACTGCTGCTCATCAGAGAGAGGCCGGGACCGTGGTTGGTGGCTCTCCGCCAGCTGGAGAGAACGATGCTGCCCCCACAACAACGGATCTGGTTTACAAAAGAGATTCTGAGGTCTCAACCTCCGACAGCCATCTGCTAGCAACCATCCTCAATGACCTGAAGGGAATCACTGCACCTAAATGTGATCCGTCTTTGAACTCTGAACCCAATTGCTCATCCAGCACCAGAAAAAAGCCTTTTAGGGATCAATGTGAGGTCAATCAGGCTCATTCAAACCAGGACGACTGGTTGGCTAAAGTTAGACATCCCAGTCCCGATTTGCCTGCGGAGCGACAGTCTAATGATAGCAGAGACCAAAGTCAGAGCCTTGACTTGCCAACATTTCGTACCTCCATCCCCCCGCTACCTCCTCTTGAACGGCTGGAATGCAGGGTCAGAGAGGACGGCAGGGACCTCCCCCCGCTCCTCAAACAGGCCAGTCCTGTTAGGTCATACAACAGAAACACGCCACCgccattaaaacacaaagatgcTGGGAGTCCACACCTTTTACCCATCTCTCCCATTGATCTGCGCCCACCTCAGGCCTCTGTTGACGCTGACCCAGTTGGTGCAAATTCAAATTCTCATGTCGACCTCAATTCAAATCCCACCATCGGCCCCATTGACTCCCGTTTGGGTGCTGAGCTGCCTAAAGATAACCAGGCCATCCCTCCTATTTCAACACTGAAGAAACATTTCCGGAGCACTTTGGCTCTGAGAGGAGAACTCGCCAATACCAGCCACATTTCAGCCACTGACATACATTCTTCCTGTCGTTTAGCACCCATTGACACGCATTCAGTTGCTTCTCCTAAAGTTGCCACAGTCGGCATTCATTCCAGTCGCAAACCTTCTACTGATTCCCATTCTTTTTCTGAGTCTGAAAATAGTTCTCAAAGTGTTGATTTCTTACCAAATCTGGACTTCAATCTCTTTCATTCTTCAAAGTTGCATTCCGGACTTGATagtaaaaagcaaatatctTCTAGTCCTAGATCATCACCCATGCATCCTGTGGATTATTTATCTCCCATTGATTTCCATTCAGCCAAGACTGGCTGGTCCAAAGACAAGCCACTTAACTCTGACTCTACCTCCATAGGTTGCAGGAATAAAACTCTAAGCCCAAATTCCAGTCGAGGAGCACCCATTGACCTTCATCCTTCAAGCAGTATTTCTGCTAAAGGCACACTGGCAGGTAGTGATGTTTTCTCAGGTTCCAACTGTAACGACACATCACcccctgtttttgtttcttccatTGATTCTAGGACTCAAAATCCCGCCTCACCCATTGACCCTTACTGTTCCAGTAAGAGAGAGAGCCTGTCAGAAAAGCTGTCAACCTCTAGAGTTCGCTCGGTGTCACCAAAGGCTGCTAGCGGTGGCAGGTTGTTACCCACTGATGCGCATCCTAGAACTCCCACATCTACTGTTGACCTCCACTCTTCCAGCGCAGCTTCAGAAGGACTGACAGGCAACAAAGCATTGTCATTAGTCAGCGATGAGGACAGATTGCCTCATGGTCACCTGCTACCCATTGATATGCATTGTACAAGTCCTGTGCCAGCTGCTAAGGAACACTCTTCTAGCTTTGTCAGCGCCGTGATTGATGGACACTTGAACCACACAGCCTTATCCTCCCTGACTTTCCAAGTATCACACAGAAAGTGCAGTTCCCAGTCCAAACCTACTGTTGACTCCCACTCACAACTTCTGCACCCCAAAGACTCTGATCCAGAAGCTCGCAGCCACTTTGATTCCAGCTCCAGCCCACAGTTCCCCATTGACACCTGCTCAAAACACAATCTTCCCATTGAGTCTCAGCCACCCGTTGACTCTCATTCAAAAAACTCTAGAAACTTTCACCTGACCGCAGGCAATCACAACACGTCTTCCCCCCAGTCTGTCGAGAACCAGTGGAACTCAAACTCCTCCATTGACACCCATTCAGAGTCTTAG